Part of the Bacillus cereus group sp. RP43 genome is shown below.
TAATGCACAAGCCGCTGGATTTCCACCAAATGTATTAATATGGCGGAAGAATTCATATTCTCCTGTTCCTTTAAACGCCTCATAAATTTCTTTTTTCACAGCTGTTGCTGATAATGGTAAGTATGCGCTCGTAATACCTTTTGCCATCGTAACGATATCAGGCTTAACGTCATAGTTCATAAACCCAAATGCTTTTCCTGTACGCCCGAAACCACAAATAACTTCATCACTTATAAGTAGTGCTCCGTGTTTTTGACACGTTTCATGAACAGCTTTCATATAGTCTTGTGGCGGCATTAAAATACCACCGCCTGTAATAATTGGCTCCATAATAAATGCTGCTATCGTTTCACTTAATTCCCATGTCATAACACGATCTACTTCTTTTACGCATTCTACATCATAAATATTTTGTGATTCCATTTCTGGCATGCGGTAACAATCTGGAGGCGTTACATGTAAAAAACCTGAAGCAAATGGCTCATATTGGTATCTACGCTGCGCTTGACCAGTCGCTGCCATCGTCGCCATTGTGTTTCCGTGATAACCACGATAACGTGACATAAATTTGTAACGATGTGGTTCACCTTTTTGAGCATAATATTGTCTTGCTATTTTAAAAGCTGTTTCATTCGCTTCTGATCCACTATTAGAGAAGAAAATAACATACTCTCCACCAAGCCACTCGTTTAACTTTTCAGCGAGCTTAATTGCTGGTTCATGTGATTGTGACATCGGAAAGTATGATAATGTTTGCAATTGCTTATAAGCCGCCTCTGCGAGCTCTTTTCTTCCGTATCCACTATTCACACACCAAAGACCACTCATACCGTCTAAATATCTTTTTCCTTGTATATCTTCAACCCAGCACCCTTCTGCTTTTGCCCCTACCATTGTACTACTTGGACTAAAGGGACGCATTCCGTGCCAAACATATTGCTCATCTTTTGCTAATAATTCATCGGTTTGTTTTGTCTTCATCATTTCTTCCACCTTCCATAACAACTTATTTTTCACAAAGCTGCGCTGGTGCCATGATGAGTTAAATTTCTCCCTGCCTATTTTCATTCCACAAACACAAGACAAATCCTACCAAAATTAAAGTAATATTTATCCCGCTATTTGCGAGCAGTAAAACTCCCACCCCAAAATTCAGCTGGAGCAAAGAAGTTAGGTGGGAGATTAACTGCCCATAAACGCCCGATTGGTGAAGGCTAATAATAAGTGTGGGGGGATGAACAATCCCCCACACTTATTAAAGTTTCACTTTATAAGAAAATGTCAAAAGAAAGAGGAGCTTTTCTTATATTTCGAAAAGCTCCTCTTTTTTTAATGTGAAGAAGCATCACTAATACCATGACCAGTATTAGATTTCACAAGAATTTCATCAAACTTCGCTGCATCTTCTTTCTTACTAGAGAAAACAGTTCCTAAATATGCTGCAAGGAATCCAAGCGGAATAGAAACAATTCCAGGTGTCGTATATGGGAATATCGCCTCTCCAACAAATATAGCTTTCCCTACCACAGGATTCCAAACGTTTGGACTTAACGCAACAAGAACAATGGCTGATACAAGACCAACGATCATTCCACAAATTGCCCCCGTTGTATTAAAACGTTTCCAATATATTGTAAATAATATAACTGGCAAATTTGCACTCGCTGCAACTGCAAATGCTAGTGATACTAAAAATGCTACGTTTAATGTTTGAGCAAATAAAGCAAGTATAATAGATACTATCGCTACTCCAATAGACGCATAACGAGCCATTGACACTTGCTCTTTTTCCGTTGATTTTCCTTTTCGAATAATCTCGTTATAAAAATCATGAGCAAATGCGGAAGCCGCTGTTAATACAAGGCCTGCTACTACAGCTAAAATTGTTGCAAAAGCAATCGCAGATACGAATGCGAATAAGAAATCTCCACCTAATGCTTTAGCTAATAAAGGTGCAGCCATATTGCCGGCTGGATTTGCTTTAATAATTGCCTCATTCCCTACAAACGCCGCCGCACCAAATCCTAAGAAAATCGTCATAATATAAAATGCTCCAATTAACCACGTAGCGTACACAACTGATTGACGTGCAGTTTTTGCATCACGTACTGTGAAAAAGCGGACAAGAATATGTGGTAATCCAGCGGTACCAAGAACTAGTCCTAAATTTAAAGAAAGTGTATCAAGACCATCTTTATACTTTACTCCTGGATTTAAAAACGACTCTTTCAATGGAGTAGCTGTTTTCATTTGAGCGAACATTTCTGTCACACTAAAATTAAATTTTGCGAAAACGATAACAGAAATAATAAATGTACCAGCCATAAGTAGTACAGCCTTTACAATTTGTACCCAACTTGTAGCTGTCATACCACCAAAAATAACGTACACAGTCATAAGTGTACCAACGATTAAAACCGATGTCGTATATTCAATTCCTAATAATAATTTAATAAGTGCACCCGCACCAACTAATTGTGCAATCATATAAAAAATCGAAATCGTCATCGTATTAAGCGCTGCAATACCGCGAACCTTTTTCGCATCAAAACGCGCCGCAATCATGTCAGCTAACGTATACTTCCCTAAATTTCTAAGCGGTTCTGCAACTAGGTATAATACAACTAAGTAAGCAACTAAGAAACCGATACTATAAAAGAACCCATCAAATCCAGTTAACGCTATCGCTCCAGCGATACCAAGAAATGACGCAGCAGACATATAATCCCCAGCAATGGCCAGACCATTTTGCCAACCAGTTAGTCCCCCGCCAGCCGTATAAAACTCACTCGCATTTTTCGTTTTTTTCGATGCGAAATACGTTATAACAAGTGTACCAAGGACGATAATTAAAAATAGTGCAAAAGCGGTTGTATTCAAAGTCATCCCCTCCCTTGTTGCATATCTTGCAGAATTTTTTGCGAGATTTCATCAAAGGATTCTGCTTTTTTGCTATAAATCATACACAATGCCCATGTCATTATAAATTGTGCAAAAGCAAATACCCACGCCCATGTAACATCACCAAATACCGGTGTATTAAGCACCTTTGAATACGATGTTAAAACAGGTAATGTAATAAAAAAACTTAAAAAGAAAATACTCATCGGAATGATAAACTTCTTTTTCGTATTTAATAA
Proteins encoded:
- a CDS encoding aminotransferase, translating into MKTKQTDELLAKDEQYVWHGMRPFSPSSTMVGAKAEGCWVEDIQGKRYLDGMSGLWCVNSGYGRKELAEAAYKQLQTLSYFPMSQSHEPAIKLAEKLNEWLGGEYVIFFSNSGSEANETAFKIARQYYAQKGEPHRYKFMSRYRGYHGNTMATMAATGQAQRRYQYEPFASGFLHVTPPDCYRMPEMESQNIYDVECVKEVDRVMTWELSETIAAFIMEPIITGGGILMPPQDYMKAVHETCQKHGALLISDEVICGFGRTGKAFGFMNYDVKPDIVTMAKGITSAYLPLSATAVKKEIYEAFKGTGEYEFFRHINTFGGNPAACALALKNLEIMENENLIERSAQMGSLLLNQLKEEIGEHPLVGNIRGKGLLVGIELVNDKETKEPIDNDKIASVVNACKEKGLIIGRNGMTTAGYNNVLTLAPPLVISSEEIAFVVGTLKTAMERI
- a CDS encoding DUF485 domain-containing protein, which encodes MKRDDTSARKLQNEVNYTEVVQSEEFQLLLNTKKKFIIPMSIFFLSFFITLPVLTSYSKVLNTPVFGDVTWAWVFAFAQFIMTWALCMIYSKKAESFDEISQKILQDMQQGRG
- a CDS encoding sodium/solute symporter (Members of the Solute:Sodium Symporter (SSS), TC 2.A.21 as described in tcdb.org, catalyze solute:Na+ symport. Known solutes for members of the family include sugars, amino acids, nucleosides, inositols, vitamins, urea or anions, depending on the system.) — encoded protein: MNTTAFALFLIIVLGTLVITYFASKKTKNASEFYTAGGGLTGWQNGLAIAGDYMSAASFLGIAGAIALTGFDGFFYSIGFLVAYLVVLYLVAEPLRNLGKYTLADMIAARFDAKKVRGIAALNTMTISIFYMIAQLVGAGALIKLLLGIEYTTSVLIVGTLMTVYVIFGGMTATSWVQIVKAVLLMAGTFIISVIVFAKFNFSVTEMFAQMKTATPLKESFLNPGVKYKDGLDTLSLNLGLVLGTAGLPHILVRFFTVRDAKTARQSVVYATWLIGAFYIMTIFLGFGAAAFVGNEAIIKANPAGNMAAPLLAKALGGDFLFAFVSAIAFATILAVVAGLVLTAASAFAHDFYNEIIRKGKSTEKEQVSMARYASIGVAIVSIILALFAQTLNVAFLVSLAFAVAASANLPVILFTIYWKRFNTTGAICGMIVGLVSAIVLVALSPNVWNPVVGKAIFVGEAIFPYTTPGIVSIPLGFLAAYLGTVFSSKKEDAAKFDEILVKSNTGHGISDASSH